One Elaeis guineensis isolate ETL-2024a chromosome 10, EG11, whole genome shotgun sequence genomic window carries:
- the LOC105059974 gene encoding germin-like protein 8-2: MASRALVIVIMAWAFAEAFAGDPSPLQDFCVADLKSPVFVNGFVCKDPKLAVPEDFFFTGLDKPTNTHNRVGFNVTLVNAAMLPGLNTLGISIARLDYAPHGLNPPHTHPRATELFTVIEGSLYVGFVTSNPDNKLFAKILHKGDVFVFPEGLIHFQLNVGETYAVAIAGLSSQNPGVITIADAVFGSKPPISDDVLTKAFQVGKEIIEELEAPFK; the protein is encoded by the exons ATGGCCTCTCGAGCTCTTGTGATCGTCATTATGGCATGGGCTTTTGCTGAAGCTTTTGCCGGAGATCCCAGCCCACTGCAGGACTTCTGTGTCGCTGACTTGAAGTCTCCTG TGTTTGTCAATGGATTTGTCTGCAAGGACCCCAAGCTAGCCGTGCCAGAGGACTTCTTCTTCACCGGCCTCGACAAGCCTACTAACACACACAATCGGGTTGGCTTCAACGTTACCCTCGTCAACGCTGCCATGCTCCCAGGCCTGAACACTCTCGGCATCTCTATTGCCCGCCTCGACTATGCTCCTCATGGTCTCAACCCTCCCCATACCCACCCTCGGGCCACCGAGCTTTTCACCGTCATCGAGGGATCCCTCTACGTTGGCTTCGTGACTTCGAACCCTGATAACAAGCTTTTCGCCAAGATCCTCCACAAGGGTGACGTCTTCGTTTTCCCTGAAGGCCTAATTCACTTCCAGCTCAATGTTGGGGAGACCTATGCTGTTGCCATTGCTGGTCTTAGCAGTCAGAATCCTGGTGTGATCACTATAGCTGATGCTGTCTTCGGTTCCAAGCCACCCATCTCTGATGATGTTCTGACAAAGGCCTTCCAAGTGGGCAAGGAGATCATTGAAGAGCTTGAGGCTCCTTTTAAGTAG